A window of Argopecten irradians isolate NY chromosome 14, Ai_NY, whole genome shotgun sequence contains these coding sequences:
- the LOC138307205 gene encoding uncharacterized protein, translating to MPYDIFTLVAKAIKVGIFNSNEFPCDFPEYAPVNTECKYACPDHCSSFCDEGMPIAMKWSHPGARLVVTAGNLLCGQDDQFDPEFGRMNLLVQDFAESLIKYVLPTDIVDSIITAYNSSKLTWDLHPSNHINYFRQGTAAWFRATSKPSYDTGGMTICSDARPCGTEAELRRNILTRDAPLFDILSSVYTHERWNLTGDISVCMW from the exons ATGCCCTATGACATATTCACCCTTGTGGCTAAAGCAATCAAAGTTGGAATATTTAACTCGAACGAATTTCCATGTGACTTTCCGGAGTATGCTCCTGTTAATACCGAGTGTAAAT aTGCGTGTCCTGATCATTGCTCGTCATTCTGTGACGAAGGTATGCCGATTGCAATGAAATGGTCACATCCGGGTGCACGTTTGGTTGTTACGGCAGGGAATCTTCTTTGTGGTCAAGATGATCAGTTTGACCCAGAATTCGGACGGATGAACCTACTGGTCCAAGATTTTGCAGAATCCCTGATCAAATATGTACTACCAACTGACATTGTTGATAGC ATCATTACAGCATACAACTCGTCAAAGTTGACCTGGGATTTGCATCCTTCAAATCACATTAACTATTTTCGTCAAGGAACGGCCGCATGGTTTCGGGCCACAAGCAAACCCTCTTATGACACGG GTGGTATGACCATATGTAGTGATGCTCGGCCATGTGGTACAGAGGCGGAGCTCAGACGCAATATTCTGACCAGAGACGCGCCATTGTTTGATATACTAAGTTCAGTGTATACCCACGAACGGTGGAATCTGACTGGGGATATTTCTGTATGTATGTGGTGA
- the LOC138307203 gene encoding cingulin-like translates to MNSKHREILQTHRKFLIQNIIWTDDLCSRLQKAGLITDSTVKDIKAQRERDAKITKVLEALPVRGAHAYEQFADILQLTGHYFLADFLREEDIVSEKYDTKELYKKMKFLERLKDHERQELEDYFLEKFRGDSLRMVWKHDFREKAKAIDAKRDQLDQHFTYEIAQKKTKEAANQLEHELKDEKENAAELRCQINILKQELKELEAKRMSDLGKQLRYTEVNESVLQRTSKRLELAEKTLRDVNAKMSKLISRRQRPGNEKDEMELQKYEFSFVVEDMDILMESYQDLLMIRRKYYELMEEKDYVLANMGHTDPATKPTLKEAYRDFVAANDITLQELEHKMQNFQYQIDEQKEQIAGMNKDKIESQNKFQLGANVWQSAIMNVMRNQLQDVKKECRVKDTRLKMYESEMAKMRGKIGELEKERELKMKTVSLSGDAKTHLTVEIGRRGSRSPRSASSISSTAGIDDLELAEERRRHVTSSLEQNGKQNKELLLPPLKPQLFQSMDGGVPRAYSPRKNSFRPKPLGAWGKSSNEYNTLSQPLPDGLTTAPVKLGSRKQYAQMPMGFGDIKNMSNQGKSKFEKSLGPTTKIRY, encoded by the exons gCTCAAAGAGAAAGAGATgccaaaatcacaaaagtcCTGGAAGCGCTTCCGGTGCGGGGTGCCCATGCGTACGAACAGTTCGCAGATATTTTACAACTCACGGGACACTATTTCCTCGCAGATTTTCTCCGAGAAGAAG ATATTGTCAGTGAAAAATACGACACAAAGGAATTATAcaaaaagatgaaattcttGGAAAGGTTGAAAGACCACGAAAGACAAGAATTAGAGGATTATTTCTTAGAGAAA tttCGTGGAGATTCTTTACGAATGGTATGGAAACATGATTTCCGCGAAAAGGCCAAAGCTATCGACGCAAAACGTGATCAACTGGACCAGCATTTCACGTACGAAATAGCACAGAAGAAAACAAAGGAAGCTGCCAATCAACTTGAACACGAGTTGAAAGATGAAAAGGAAAATGCTGCAGAACTGCGATGCCAGatcaacattttaaaacaagaactGAAGGAGTTGGAAGCGAAAAGGATGAGTGATTTAGGCAAACAGTTAAGGTATACGGAAGTGAATGAATCTGTATTACAAAGAACAAGTAAACGGCTTGAACTGGCTGAGAAAACTCTGCGCGATGTCAATGCTAAAATGTCGAAACTTATATCTCGAAGGCAAAGACCAGGAAATGAAAAGGACGAAATGGAACTGCAGAAGTATGAGTTTTCATTCGTTGTGGAGGATATGGATATTCTGATGGAGTCTTATCAGGATTTGTTAATGATCCGTAGGAAATACTATGAACTTATGGAAGAAAAAGATTATGTGTTGGCAAACATGGGCCATACTGATCCTGCAACGAAGCCTACACTTAAGGAAGCGTATCGTGATTTTGTTGCAGCGAATGACATTACATTGCAAGAATTGGAACACAAAATGCAGAACTTTCAGTATCAAATAGACGAACAAAAAGAACAGATTGCCGGCATGAATAAAGACAAGATTGAATCTCAAAATAAATTCCAACTAGGTGCAAATGTTTGGCAATCAGCCATTATGAATGTGATGAGAAACCAGCTTCAAGACGTTAAAAAAGAGTGCAGGGTCAAGGACACGAGACTGAAGATGTACGAAAGCGAAATGGCGAAGATGAGAGGGAAAATCGGAGAACTTGAAAAGGAGAGAGAACTGAAGATGAAAACCGTGTCGTTGTCAGGGGATGCAAAGACACATCTGACGGTGGAAATCGGCAGACGTGGAAGCAGGTCTCCGAGGTCTGCAAGCTCAATTTCTAGTACTGCAGGAATAGATGATTTGGAACTAGCAGAGGAAAGACGTCGACATGTGACATCGTCTCTGGAGCAAAATGGGAAGCAAAACAAAGAACTATTGCTTCCTCCATTGAAACCACAGCTTTTTCAGTCCATGGATGGAGGAGTACCTCGTGCGTATAGTCCAAGAAAGAACAGCTTCAGACCAAAGCCGTTAGGAGCTTGGGGGAAGAGTAGTAATGAGTACAATACATTATCACAACCTCTACCAGATGGTCTTACCACGGCACCTGTTAAGCTTGGAAGTAGAAAGCAGTACGCACAAATGCCAATGGGCTTCGGTGATATCAAAAATATGTCAAACCAAGgaaaatcaaaatttgaaaaatctcTAGGaccaacaacaaaaataagatattaa